ACTTGTTTGCACACCGGAGTGTCCCCTCCAAGGGGCAGACACCTGCCGGCCAGGTGTTTCACTGGTTGTGTTCCCTGACAGTCTCAGGCACCTACACCCGTCTGGTCACAAAGGTGGCACAAACCAGGAGCAGAGTGAATGCCTAGCCCCGCAAACAAACGATGGCAGTGCACGGTGCCACCCACCGTGCCAGGCCTACACGGAAAGGAAGGGGACAGCCAAGTGCCTGTCATTGCCCAAAGTCACGCCAACCTCCCAGCTCACAACACTGTCCAGTCCTGCCCAGTCCCGATACCCAGGACCGCCTTTGCCCCTGGGTGCCCCAGGGTCACACTGCAACCAAAGGCTCCTCTGCCCACCTGCTGCCTTGGACCACACCTTGGGGAAGCACCGCATCCAGAATGGCATACCAGCCATCTGGGCATTGCTGGTGACAGCTTCCTGGGCTCAGGCCTCCATCCCCAGGCCTCTGCCAGGGGTGTCCTGGGGCAGGTGCTGGTTCAGACCACAGCAAGCAGCTCTGACTGGGCCCGGGGCCGGGGCCCAGAAGGGCCTGTTTGCACAGCTCCCTGACAGAGTCGGCCTGTCCGCAGGGCGCACAGAGGGACCAGGGGAGCCAGCTCACGCCGACCTTCACCTCCTCCCTCCAGGGCCTTGACCTCTAGCTACACAAGCACTGCCACCCTCAAGTGacacctgtttttctctccatGCTCAGTGACAGGATATCTTAGAAAAGACCATCTGTAAACAACTTCTTTGTGATTTCCCGTGGGTGACTGGCCCCAGGCACCACCAGGAGCACAGAGGCGGGCTGACCCTGTGGGGCCGAGTCCCCCAGGAGATTCCTCTCTCACACCCCAGCATGCACACTGAGACCTGGTCACTTTGTTCCAGGTGAGCTCGCCGGGGGTGGGCAGAGGCTGACCATGGCTCCGAGAGAGAGGGCCACAGCCAGGGCATCAGCCATGCCACGGGGTCCTCCCAGGGAACCCTACGACCCAAAGGTAGCGGGGACTTCAGGAGAGACAACGCTCTCTAATTTAATTTAGATGGACACAAGGTCCCGTGTCCATTTTGTCAATCAACAGTGTAAACGCAGAGCGGCTATAAACTATTAGCCCCAGCTGAAGTTCATTACCAGCATCTGTGTGCAGACCCAAGGCCTGGTTCCTCAAGGCCAATCTCTAAGAGGTGACGCAAGGTGGGAACATCGTCAGTCACCTGCTGCACTGGCACTTCTTGAAAAGCAAACCTGAAGACGTCCTCATAGCTGAGAATGggctgaaaaaggcaagaaaaacataCCAAAGTTAGGAGAAATACGCACGTCATGTCACCTGATTCCAAATACAACTTTCAGTACAAGTAAAATCTATAAATGACTGTACTGTCACATGACATGTTCATTCTCCaaagtcaccatgctgtgcacaACCACGCAATGAAAGCGCCAGGGTGTGTGGGAAGAGCGGGATAGGGCACAACACTCACAGACCTTGAGAGGTGAAGACAGGCGCCAATCAAAACATTAGCACCGTTTCCCTGTGTTAAGTGGTTGAGCTCCATCCATACAATAAATCAGGCACTTCTCAGAGAAAGACCTGAGGTCTGCAGGTTGTGAGGGAGCGTGAGGTGTGAGAGGGAGGGCTGTGAGGCAGGTGGGACCCTCGCCCCAGGTGGTGACAGGTGGGGGAAGCTGAGAATGCTGGGCGGTGCCTGGGACCTGTGAGCGCGTGCAGCTTTCTGCATTCACCTGGTGTTTCTGCAAAGTTTGTGTTACGTTCAGACTGTTCCCTGATACATCAATCACAGTGGAAGCAAGTCCTGCTTCCGAAAGAAGTGTGATAGCAGAGCTGGCTAGAGAGGGTCCAGAACCAGCCAaagcttttctcccttttccctcttacTTGTCTTGTTCTTACGGAGTTCGGGGTAAAGCATTTGGGAAGAGATGGCAGAGAAAGGGGGGCAATGGGaccaagaggaagagagagggtcaGAGGCGGTCACAAAACAGGTGGCTACTGGCGGGCAGGccgggaggggcaggggtgggggtgaggggacaaGGCGGGGCTGCGGGCCAGCTCCAGCGCTCCGTCACGACACACACTGAGATGGGACTCGGTGACACGCTAGTAAGTAGCTGGGCGATTCAGACAAAAAGTTCttccccccgcccgcccccccccccagcgtGCTCTGAACTGGGGCCAGGAAAGCATAGCCAGGCGGATGGGGAGTGGGCGGACTGCAGGGTGGAGGTGAAAGCGGGCAGCGCAGGCTGGGAGGCTGGTGCAGCTGAGGAGTGTGCATGGTTGCGGCCCAGCCCAAGTTGCCCCCCCTGGGGGTGACCATTTCTGCAGCCTCATTCCTTCCCTGGCTCAGGAGGATGGGACTGCTAGCCACGTGGCCTGGGACAAAGGCCAGGACAGGAGCAGACCCTGACCCTGGTCAGCGCACCGCAGCCTGAGATCCGCTGGCCTTGCAGTATATAAACACCTCCTGCGTACTCTTTAGAAATACCTCAGAAGGTGAGATGGCAGCAGTCCCTGTCACCCAAGGTCCGCCCTGGTGAAGTTGCTGAAAACCACACTCCTTGTGGGCAGAAGCAGTTCTTGGCGGCTCAGGTGCTGCGGCCCTCTCTGGGAGTTCAAAGAACTGAGAATATTGTTCGAACTTGGCGGAAGATTCCTGAAAGCCTTCAAACTGCCCCCAGGCACCGCTGTGTTCCCCTGGGTCCAGACCACTGGAGGTGTAGGTGGAAAAGCCCTCATTGAGCCCAGAGATCTTGGCTTCCCCGTCTGATGGAGGAAGGTGGGAGCGGATCCTCACCCACTCCACGTGGGCAACACTCTGTCTCCCAGGTACCTCGCTTGCACCGCTGTCTTCAGAAGCCTGGTGGAGGGAAACCTCGCCTGCAACCTCTGCGAGGTCACTCAGAAACCTGCTTAGAAGGGGCATCTGGCCGGgctctcctcccagctcctgcGGGCCTTCCATGTTGGTGTCGCCAGGCCCGCATAGATGGGAAGATGCTCAGGAGACATACACACTGCTGCACTGGAAGGCCCAGGGCTGGACACGGCCTAGAGGGCCGCCCGCTTGCCCACTGCCCGGAGTGCTGATGCCTGGTGTGGGTCCAGTGTCGCTGTGGAACAAACACAACCATGTACACAGCCTGGTCACCCAGGGAAAGTGACGGAAGTCGCTGCCGGGAGCACAGAGGCTTGTCTTAGAGACTAACTAGAGGCTGTGCGACGGCCCGGCCTGGGAGGTGGACGAGCTGCGGGGTCCTGCCTGGACCAGGTAGGTAGAGGTCAGGGAGGCCCACTCTGGCCAAAGCGGGGGAGAGTCCCGGCACCCGGGGAGGTCAACGCCCATAAGTCCCCGGGCGGGAAGGGCCGGACGGCAGCGAGAGTCGGGGTCAGCCGCTGAGGCCCCCGCGGGGGCCCGGCCTGTGGCTCCCGAGGGGCGGGCTCGGGCGCGCTCGGGGCCCGGCGTCTGGCTCCGGCCGGCACCCACCTTGGCCGCGTCCCGCCTCCGCCTGCCGAAACGGCCTGCAGTCGCTTCGCGTAGCTCCGGCCCGTTGCCCGGCAACGACGCGCACCAGCCCCGCTTCCGGCGTCGTCGCCGTGACGCCAGAGTTCCGGCGCCGTGTGGGGCGTGGCAgcgccaggccccgccccctgaGCCCCGCGAGGGAAGTGCGTGGCTTGACGTCCTGCACCCCGCACCTCCCTGACGCAGCGGGAAGAGGGCCT
The nucleotide sequence above comes from Rhinolophus ferrumequinum isolate MPI-CBG mRhiFer1 chromosome 6, mRhiFer1_v1.p, whole genome shotgun sequence. Encoded proteins:
- the CLBA1 gene encoding uncharacterized protein CLBA1 isoform X1 — its product is MEGPQELGGEPGQMPLLSRFLSDLAEVAGEVSLHQASEDSGASEVPGRQSVAHVEWVRIRSHLPPSDGEAKISGLNEGFSTYTSSGLDPGEHSGAWGQFEGFQESSAKFEQYSQFFELPERAAAPEPPRTASAHKECGFQQLHQGGPWVTGTAAISPSEPILSYEDVFRFAFQEVPVQQVTDDVPTLRHLLEIGLEEPGLGSAHRCCSESRKLWRALQSTNSMATSHCLWRESHCQANFLPVLGVDAAQNLSGGQGHDSEGSKLREAAEVGVSSLRVHGCRALIQTKLSGTSGDRQGSLVTYSLFLQMPFHGHGQCVTAPRRKLFSRRNLKMTLFHSDVC
- the CLBA1 gene encoding uncharacterized protein CLBA1 isoform X2 translates to MEGPQELGGEPGQMPLLSRFLSDLAEVAGEVSLHQASEDSGASEVPGRQSVAHVEWVRIRSHLPPSDGEAKISGLNEGFSTYTSSGLDPGEHSGAWGQFEGFQESSAKFEQYSQFFELPERAAAPEPPRTASAHKECGFQQLHQGGPWVTGTAAISPSEPILSYEDVFRFAFQEVPVQQVTDDVPTLRHLLEIGLEEPGLGSAHRCCSESRKLWRALQSTNSMATSHCLWRESHCQANFLPVLGVDAAQNLSGGQGHDSEGSKLREAAEVGVSSLRVHGCRALIQTKMPFHGHGQCVTAPRRKLFSRRNLKMTLFHSDVC
- the CLBA1 gene encoding uncharacterized protein CLBA1 isoform X3 gives rise to the protein MEGPQELGGEPGQMPLLSRFLSDLAEVAGEVSLHQASEDSGASEVPGRQSVAHVEWVRIRSHLPPSDGEAKISGLNEGFSTYTSSGLDPGEHSGAWGQFEGFQESSAKFEQYSQFFELPERAAAPEPPRTASAHKECGFQQLHQGGPWVTGTAAISPSEPILSYEDVFRFAFQEVPVQQVTDDVPTLRHLLEIGLEEPGLGSAHRCCSESRKLWRALQSTNSMATSHCLWRESHCQANFLPVLGVDAAQNLSGGQGHDSEGSKLREAAEVGVSSLRVHGCRALIQTKGPQSMVGVHSTQCTPPPPKGRGGTWWWVWHDLL